From the genome of Epinephelus moara isolate mb chromosome 10, YSFRI_EMoa_1.0, whole genome shotgun sequence, one region includes:
- the plpp2b gene encoding phospholipid phosphatase 2b — MKELRKRKLYVLMDVLCVVVAALPFIIMTIVSKPYIRGVYCDDESIMYPVKPDTITHGMLAAVTITCTVIIISSGEAYLVYSKRIYSNSDFNQYVAALYKVVGTFLFGACVSQSLTDLAKFTIGRPRPNFMAVCGPRACTGYMQMINCTGKPQDVTEARLSFYSGHSSFGMYCMLFLALYVQARLVAKWARLLRPTIQFFLVAFAVYVGYTRVSDYKHHWSDVLTGLLQGALVAVLNVRFVSDFFKKRHPRCTRPDTADSEEPERKPSLQIADTEHSNHYNYHHNPGPV; from the exons ATGAAGgagctgaggaagaggaagttGTACGTGCTTATGGACGTGCTGTGTGTTGTAGTAG CGGCACTGCCCTTCATCATTATGACCATCGTATCCAAGCCATATATAAGAGGGGTTTACTGTGACGACGAGAGCATCATGTACCCCGTGAAACCAGACACCATCACCCACGGCATGCTGGCGGCTGTCACCATTACCTGCACCGTCATCATT ATCTCCTCTGGAGAGGCGTATCTGGTCTACAGCAAGAGGATTTACTCTAACTCTGACTTCAACCAGTATGTGGCTGCACTCTACAAGGTGGTGGGCACCTTCTTGTTTGGAGCGTGTGTTAGCCAGTCGCTCACCGACCTTGCTAAGTTCACGATCGGCCGCCCGAGACCGAACTTCATGGCCGTGTGTGGCCCGAGGGCCTGCACGGGATACATGCAGATGATCAACTGCACTGGCAAGCCTCAGGACGTCACAGAGGCCAG ATTGTCCTTCTACTCTGGTCACTCCTCTTTTGGAATGTACTGCATGCTCTTCCTAGCG CTTTACGTGCAGGCCAGACTGGTGGCTAAGTGGGCCAGACTTCTCCGGCCCACCATCCAGTTCTTCCTGGTGGCCTTTGCGGTGTATGTGGGTTACACCCGAGTCTCTGATTACAAGCACCACTGGAGCGACGTGCTGACGGGGCTGCTGCAGGGAGCGCTTGTTGCTGTGCTCAAC gTGCGCTTTGTCTCAGACTTCTTTAAGAAGCGTCATCCACGTTGCACAAGGCCAGACACAGCTGATAGCGAAGAGCCAGAGAGGAAACCCAGCCTGCAGATTGCAGACACCGAGCACAGCAACCATTACAACTATCACCACAATCCCGGCCCTGTGTGA